One part of the Nostoc sp. PCC 7120 = FACHB-418 genome encodes these proteins:
- a CDS encoding ABC1 kinase family protein → MTVKTLPPNSRPIEGELQLKDTQALVVRSSRPVSSERPQVVVTANLEPETIVYDPVAVAEHYRHRPLQVLRRIFAVLGPTFSFAFGLWWDIKRGVVVKNDRRRAIELKELLTQLGPAYIKIGQALSTRPDLVPPVYLEELTRLQDQLPPFPNEIAYQFIQEELGQPPQEVYAELSAQPIAAASLGQVYKGKLKTGEEVAVKVQRPDLRERITIDLYILRGLAAWIQKKVKRVRSDLVGILDELGDRIFEEMDYIHEGENAERFFQLYGHMQDVYVPRIYWEYTNRRVLTMEWINGTKLTQTEEISSQGIDARYLIEVGVQCSLRQLLEHGFFHADPHPGNLLATPDGKLAYLDFGMMSEIKPPQRYGLIEAIVHVVNRDFEGLAKDYVKLDFLSPETDLTPIIPAFGKVFANAQGASVAEFNIKSITDELSELMYEYPFRVPPYYALIIRSLVTLEGIAIYIDPNFKVLSEAYPYVAKRLLTDPAPELRISLRDLLFKDGRFRWNRLENLLRNARKNQDYDLNLVVNQGVDFLSSERGSFIRDKLVDEFLNGINALSKNVLHNFTYLLRERVGITAINETPAATVEQQQTLEHVKNILNILQETRGFDPAQFAPQVAQLAFNPGVQRLGQQVANQLFQKATVRLIRELLTAEEVKSSEIEYPTRKV, encoded by the coding sequence ATGACTGTGAAGACACTTCCCCCAAATTCCCGACCGATTGAGGGCGAACTACAGCTAAAGGATACACAAGCCTTGGTTGTGCGCTCATCAAGACCCGTAAGCTCTGAAAGACCCCAGGTGGTGGTAACTGCAAATCTCGAACCTGAGACAATAGTTTACGACCCTGTAGCGGTAGCAGAGCATTATCGTCATCGACCCCTGCAAGTTTTGCGGCGGATTTTTGCTGTGTTGGGGCCTACTTTCTCCTTTGCCTTTGGGTTGTGGTGGGATATTAAACGGGGAGTAGTCGTCAAAAATGACCGTCGTCGAGCTATTGAGTTAAAAGAATTATTAACGCAACTGGGGCCTGCTTATATCAAAATTGGTCAAGCCTTATCTACTAGACCAGATTTAGTCCCTCCCGTATATTTAGAAGAACTAACAAGGTTACAAGACCAGTTACCACCCTTTCCTAATGAAATTGCTTACCAATTTATTCAAGAAGAATTAGGACAGCCACCACAAGAGGTTTACGCTGAACTTTCAGCCCAACCAATTGCGGCTGCTTCTTTGGGACAAGTTTATAAAGGTAAGTTAAAAACAGGGGAAGAAGTAGCGGTTAAAGTCCAGCGCCCAGATTTACGAGAACGAATTACGATTGACTTATATATTTTACGTGGGCTAGCGGCTTGGATACAGAAGAAAGTCAAGAGGGTACGGAGTGACTTAGTTGGGATTTTGGATGAATTAGGCGATCGCATTTTTGAAGAGATGGATTATATCCACGAAGGTGAAAATGCTGAACGTTTCTTCCAACTATATGGTCATATGCAAGACGTATATGTACCGAGAATATACTGGGAATATACGAACCGTCGTGTCTTGACGATGGAGTGGATCAACGGCACAAAACTGACCCAGACAGAAGAGATTAGCTCCCAAGGGATAGATGCTCGTTATTTGATTGAAGTTGGTGTGCAGTGTTCCTTAAGGCAACTTTTAGAACATGGCTTCTTTCACGCTGACCCCCATCCTGGTAACTTGTTAGCCACACCAGACGGTAAACTCGCTTATCTTGACTTTGGGATGATGAGTGAGATTAAACCACCGCAACGTTATGGTTTAATTGAGGCGATCGTCCACGTAGTTAATCGTGACTTTGAAGGGTTAGCAAAAGATTACGTTAAGTTAGATTTCCTTTCCCCAGAAACAGACCTCACCCCAATTATTCCCGCATTTGGCAAAGTTTTCGCTAATGCTCAAGGCGCTAGTGTCGCCGAATTTAACATTAAGAGCATCACTGATGAGCTATCAGAATTGATGTATGAGTATCCTTTCCGCGTACCTCCCTACTACGCTTTAATCATTCGCTCTCTCGTTACCCTGGAAGGGATTGCTATCTATATAGATCCCAACTTTAAAGTTTTGAGCGAGGCTTATCCCTACGTCGCTAAACGTTTGTTAACCGACCCAGCACCAGAATTAAGAATTTCACTGCGAGACTTGCTTTTTAAAGATGGTAGATTTCGTTGGAATCGGTTAGAAAACTTATTACGTAATGCGCGGAAAAACCAAGACTACGACCTTAACTTAGTAGTGAATCAAGGTGTAGATTTTCTCTCATCTGAACGCGGTTCTTTTATTAGAGATAAGTTAGTCGATGAATTTCTCAACGGAATCAATGCTTTAAGTAAAAATGTGCTGCATAACTTTACCTACCTCCTAAGAGAAAGAGTAGGTATCACAGCCATCAACGAAACTCCAGCCGCGACAGTTGAGCAACAACAAACCTTAGAACACGTCAAAAATATTTTAAATATTTTGCAAGAAACCCGTGGCTTTGACCCAGCACAGTTTGCACCTCAAGTGGCTCAGTTGGCTTTCAATCCTGGTGTGCAACGTTTGGGACAGCAAGTTGCTAATCAATTATTTCAGAAAGCTACTGTGCGTCTAATTCGGGAATTATTAACAGCAGAAGAGGTCAAGAGTAGTGAAATTGAATACCCCACGAGAAAAGTGTGA
- the recN gene encoding DNA repair protein RecN, whose protein sequence is MLLCLRIENFALIDQLELDFGAGLNVLTGETGAGKSIILDAIDAVLGGKVSSRVIRTGTSRAMVEATFTTNPPLAAWLTEQEIDLIDDNSVVISREITVSTSNIRSRSRVNGVLVNRQLMGGLRDRLVEITAQGQTVQVGQSAQVRDWLDMYGGDALIQQRQHIGTAFSAYQQAHTNLEKRRTSERERLQQLDLLTYQVQELSTANLSDPQELEQLQQERERLNHVVDLQQMSYKVYQALYQTEDETLAVSDLLGDSEATLNDMVEYDGQLQPLLDLVRDAQTAISEVARQINTYGESLEADPQRLEEVEERIRELKQICRKYGPSLTEAIAYSEKIQAELAALNDSEQSIESLEQQEKVCFDKLTQSCQKLTQLRQKTGATLESRLIAELKPLAMEKVKFQVEILPTVPTSAGADKITFMFSPNPGEPLQPLTEIASGGEMSRFLLALKACFNQADAAATLVFDEIDVGVSGRVAQAIAEKLHQLSQSHQVLCVTHQPLVAAMADKHFRVDKQTITQGKGKKSNNGNSEQRTVVRVTNLDDLTTRREELAQLAGGKSASDAIAFAESLLTQAANHRQGQRS, encoded by the coding sequence ATGTTGCTTTGCCTGCGGATTGAAAATTTTGCCCTAATTGATCAACTGGAACTGGATTTCGGCGCGGGTCTAAATGTTTTAACAGGTGAAACCGGCGCGGGAAAATCAATTATTTTAGATGCAATCGATGCTGTGTTAGGTGGAAAAGTTTCTAGTCGGGTGATTCGGACTGGGACATCTAGGGCAATGGTGGAAGCCACTTTCACTACAAATCCCCCCTTAGCGGCTTGGTTGACAGAACAAGAAATAGATTTAATTGACGATAATTCTGTAGTCATTAGTCGAGAGATTACCGTTAGTACTAGTAATATCCGCAGTCGATCGCGGGTGAATGGTGTGTTGGTCAATCGCCAACTTATGGGCGGACTGCGCGATCGCTTGGTGGAAATTACAGCCCAAGGTCAAACAGTACAAGTAGGACAATCAGCCCAAGTCCGGGACTGGTTAGATATGTATGGTGGTGATGCTTTAATTCAGCAGCGTCAACACATCGGTACAGCTTTTAGTGCTTATCAGCAAGCCCATACAAATTTAGAAAAGCGCCGGACATCAGAACGGGAACGACTGCAACAACTGGACTTATTAACCTATCAAGTCCAAGAGTTATCAACAGCCAATCTCAGCGACCCCCAGGAATTGGAACAACTGCAACAAGAACGAGAACGCCTGAATCACGTTGTTGATTTACAACAGATGAGTTACAAGGTCTATCAGGCTTTGTATCAAACTGAAGATGAAACCCTAGCCGTCTCAGACCTCCTTGGCGACAGTGAAGCCACCTTAAACGACATGGTGGAATATGACGGGCAGTTACAACCACTGTTAGATTTGGTGAGGGATGCTCAAACAGCTATTTCAGAAGTAGCAAGGCAAATTAATACTTACGGGGAAAGTTTGGAAGCTGACCCCCAGCGTTTGGAAGAAGTAGAAGAACGGATTCGAGAGTTAAAACAAATCTGCCGTAAGTATGGCCCCAGCTTAACAGAAGCGATCGCCTACAGTGAAAAAATCCAAGCCGAATTGGCAGCCCTCAACGATAGCGAACAATCCATTGAAAGTTTAGAACAGCAAGAAAAAGTCTGTTTTGATAAACTAACTCAGTCCTGCCAAAAGTTAACTCAGTTACGCCAGAAAACAGGCGCTACCTTAGAATCTCGGTTGATAGCTGAACTTAAACCCTTGGCAATGGAAAAGGTGAAGTTTCAAGTAGAAATCTTGCCAACTGTGCCAACATCTGCTGGTGCAGACAAAATTACCTTTATGTTTAGCCCCAACCCAGGGGAACCACTACAACCATTAACAGAAATTGCTTCTGGTGGGGAAATGAGCCGTTTTTTATTAGCCCTGAAAGCCTGTTTTAATCAAGCTGATGCGGCAGCGACATTAGTATTTGATGAAATCGACGTTGGGGTTTCGGGGAGAGTAGCACAGGCGATCGCCGAAAAATTGCACCAATTGAGTCAAAGTCATCAAGTATTATGTGTCACTCACCAACCACTAGTAGCAGCGATGGCAGATAAGCATTTCCGCGTAGATAAGCAGACTATTACCCAAGGTAAGGGTAAAAAATCCAACAATGGCAACAGTGAACAGCGTACTGTAGTGCGTGTGACAAACTTAGATGATTTGACTACACGCCGGGAAGAATTAGCCCAGTTGGCTGGTGGGAAATCCGCCAGTGATGCGATCGCTTTTGCGGAAAGTTTGTTAACCCAAGCGGCTAATCACCGTCAGGGACAGAGGAGTTGA